From the Homo sapiens chromosome 1, GRCh38.p14 Primary Assembly genome, one window contains:
- the SFN gene encoding 14-3-3 protein sigma — MERASLIQKAKLAEQAERYEDMAAFMKGAVEKGEELSCEERNLLSVAYKNVVGGQRAAWRVLSSIEQKSNEEGSEEKGPEVREYREKVETELQGVCDTVLGLLDSHLIKEAGDAESRVFYLKMKGDYYRYLAEVATGDDKKRIIDSARSAYQEAMDISKKEMPPTNPIRLGLALNFSVFHYEIANSPEEAISLAKTTFDEAMADLHTLSEDSYKDSTLIMQLLRDNLTLWTADNAGEEGGEAPQEPQS; from the coding sequence ATGGAGAGAGCCAGTCTGATCCAGAAGGCCAAGCTGGCAGAGCAGGCCGAACGCTATGAGGACATGGCAGCCTTCATGAAAGGCGCCGTGGAGAAGGGCGAGGAGCTCTCCTGCGAAGAGCGAAACCTGCTCTCAGTAGCCTATAAGAACGTGGTGGGCGGCCAGAGGGCTGCCTGGAGGGTGCTGTCCAGTATTGAGCAGAAAAGCAACGAGGAGGGCTCGGAGGAGAAGGGGCCCGAGGTGCGTGAGTACCGGGAGAAGGTGGAGACTGAGCTCCAGGGCGTGTGCGACACCGTGCTGGGCCTGCTGGACAGCCACCTCATCAAGGAGGCCGGGGACGCCGAGAGCCGGGTCTTCTACCTGAAGATGAAGGGTGACTACTACCGCTACCTGGCCGAGGTGGCCACCGGTGACGACAAGAAGCGCATCATTGACTCAGCCCGGTCAGCCTACCAGGAGGCCATGGACATCAGCAAGAAGGAGATGCCGCCCACCAACCCCATCCGCCTGGGCCTGGCCCTGAACTTTTCCGTCTTCCACTACGAGATCGCCAACAGCCCCGAGGAGGCCATCTCTCTGGCCAAGACCACTTTCGACGAGGCCATGGCTGATCTGCACACCCTCAGCGAGGACTCCTACAAAGACAGCACCCTCATCATGCAGCTGCTGCGAGACAACCTGACACTGTGGACGGCCGACAACGCCGGGGAAGAGGGGGGCGAGGCTCCCCAGGAGCCCCAGAGCTGA
- the GPN2 gene encoding GPN-loop GTPase 2, with protein MAGAAPTTAFGQAVIGPPGSGKTTYCLGMSEFLRALGRRVAVVNLDPANEGLPYECAVDVGELVGLGDVMDALRLGPNGGLLYCMEYLEANLDWLRAKLDPLRGHYFLFDCPGQVELCTHHGALRSIFSQMAQWDLRLTAVHLVDSHYCTDPAKFISVLCTSLATMLHVELPHINLLSKMDLIEHYGKLAFNLDYYTEVLDLSYLLDHLASDPFFRHYRQLNEKLVQLIEDYSLVSFIPLNIQDKESIQRVLQAVDKANGYCFRAQEQRSLEAMMSAAMGADFHFSSTLGIQEKYLAPSNQSVEQEAMQL; from the exons ATGGCAGGGGCCGCTCCGACCACGGCCTTCGGGCAGGCGGTGATCGGCCCGCCGGGCTCAGGGAAGACCACGTACTGCCTGGGCATGAGTGAGTTCCTGCGCGCGCTGGGCCGGCGCGTGGCGGTGGTGAACCTGGACCCGGCCAACGAGGGGCTGCCGTACGAGTGTGCCGTGGACGTGGGCGAGCTGGTGGGGCTGGGCGACGTGATGGACGCGCTGCGCCTGGGGCCCAACGGCGGCCTGCTCTACTGCATGGAGTACCTGGAAGCCAACCTGGACTGGCTGCGTGCCAAGCTCGACCCCCTCCGCGGCCACTACTTCCTCTTCGACTGCCCAGGCCAGGTGGAGCTCTGCACGCATCACGGCGCCTTGCGCAGCATCTTCTCCCAAATGGCGCAGTGGGACCTCAGG CTGACTGCCGTCCACCTCGTGGATTCTCACTACTGCACAGACCCTGCCAAGTTCATTTCAGTACTGTGTACCTCCCTGGCCACCATGCTGCACGTGGAACTGCCCCACATCAACCTCCTTTCCAAGATGGACCTCATTGAGCATTATGGGAAGCTGG CCTTCAACCTGGACTACTACACAGAGGTTCTGGACCTCTCCTACCTGCTTGACCACCTGGCTTCTGACCCTTTCTTCCGCCACTACCGCCAGCTCAATGAGAAGCTAGTGCAGCTCATCGAAGACTATAGCCTTGTCTCCTTTATCCCTCTCAACATCCAG GACAAGGAGAGCATCCAGCGAGTCCTGCAGGCTGTGGATAAAGCCAATGGATACTGTTTCAGAGCCCAAGAGCAGCGAAGCTTGGAAGCCATGATGTCTGCCGCAATGGGAGCCGACTTCCATTTCTCTTC CACACTGGGCATCCAGGAGAAGTACCTGGCACCCTCGAACCAGTCAGTGGAGCAGGAAGCCATGCAGCTGTAG
- the GPATCH3 gene encoding G patch domain-containing protein 3: MAVPGEAEEEATVYLVVSGIPSVLRSAHLRSYFSQFREERGGGFLCFHYRHRPERAPPQAAPNSALIPTDPAAEGQLLSQTSATDVRPLSTRDSTPIQTRTCCCVISVRGLAQAQRLIRMYSGRRWLDSHGTWLPGRCLIRRLRLPTEASGLGSFPFKTRKELQSWKAENEAFTLADLKQLPELNPPVLMPRGNVGTPLRVFLELIRACRLPPRIITQLQLQFPKTGSSRRYGNVPFEYEDSETVEQEELVYTAEGEEIPQGTYLADIPASPCGEPEEEVGKEEEEESHSDEDDDRGEEWERHEALHEDVTGQERTTEQLFEEEIELKWEKGGSGLVFYTDAQFWQEEEGDFDEQTADDWDVDMSVYYDRDGGDKDARDSVQMRLEQRLRDGQEDGSVIERQVGTFERHTKGIGRKVMERQGWAEGQGLGCRCSGVPEALDSDGQHPRCKRGLGYHGEKLQPFGQLKRPRRNGLGLISTIYDEPLPQDQTESLLRRQPPTSMKFRTDMAFVRGSSCASDSPSLPD; encoded by the exons ATGGCGGTGCCCGGCGAGGCGGAGGAGGAGGCGACAGTTTACCTGGTAGTGAGCGGTATCCCCTCCGTGTTGCGCTCGGCCCATTTACGGAGCTATTTTAGCCAGTTCCGAGAAGAGCGCGGCGGTGGCTTCCTCTGTTTCCACTACCGGCATCGGCCTGAGCGGGCCCCTCCGCAGGCCGCTCCTAACTCTGCCCTAATTCCTACCGACCCAGCCGCTGAGGGCCAGCTTCTCTCTCAGACTTCGGCCACCGATGTCCGGCCTCTCTCCACTCGAGACTCTACTCCAATCCAGACCCGCACCTGCTGCTGCGTCATCTCGGTAAGGGGGTTGGCTCAAGCTCAGAGGCTTATTCGCATGTACTCGGGCCGCCGGTGGCTGGATTCTCACGGGACTTGGCTACCGGGTCGCTGTCTCATCCGCAGACTTCGGCTACCTACGGAGGCATCAG GTCTGGGCTCCTTTCCCTTCAAGACCCGGAAGGAACTGCAGAGTTGGAAGGCAGAGAATGAAGCCTTCACCCTGGCTGACCTGAAGCAACTGCCGGAGCTGAACCCACCAGTGCTGATGCCCAGAGGGAATGTGGGGACTCCCCTGCGGGTCTTTTTGGAGTTGATCCGGGCCTGCCGCCTACCCCCTCGGATCATCACCCAGCTGCAGCTCCAGTTCCCCAAGACAGGTTCCTCCCGGCGCTACGGCAATGTGCCTTTTGAGTATGAGGACTCAGAGACTGTGGAGCAGGAAGAGCTTGTGTATACAGCAGAGGGTGAAGAAATACCCCAAGGAACCTACCTGGCAGATATACCAGCCAGCCCCTGTGGAGAGCCTGAGGAAGaagtggggaaggaagaggaagaagagtctCACTCAGATGAG GACGATGACCGGGGTGAGGAATGGGAACGGCATGAAGCGCTGCATGAGGACGTGACCGGGCAGGAGCGGACCACTGAGCAGCTCTTTGAGGAGGAGATTGAGCTCAAGTGGGAGAAGGGTGGCTCTGGCCTGGTGTTTTATACTGATGCCCAGTTCtggcaggaggaagaaggag ATTTTGATGAACAGACAGCCGATGACTGGGATGTGGACATGAGTGTGTACTATGACAGAG ATGGTGGAGACAAGGATGCCCGAGACTCTGTCCAAATGCGTCTGGAACAGAGACTCCGAGATGGACAGGAAGATGGCTCTGTGATCGAACGCCAGGTGGGCACCTTTGAGCGCCACACCAAG GGCATTGGGCGGAAGGTGATGGAGCGGCAGGGCTGGGCTGAGGGCCAGGGCCTGGGCTGCAGGTGCTCAGGGGTGCCTGAGGCCCTGGATAGTGATGGCCAACACCCCAGATGCAAGCGTGGATTGGG GTACCATGGAGAGAAGCTACAGCCATTTGGGCAACTGAAGAGGCCCCGTAGAAATGGCTTGGGGCTCATCTCCACCATCTATGATGAGCCTCTACCCCAAGACCAGACGGAGTCACTGCTCCGCCGCCAGCCACCCACCAGCATGAAGTTTCGGACAGACATGGCCTTTGTGAGGGGTTCCAGTTGTGCTTCAGACAGCCCCTCATTGCCTGACTGA
- the GPATCH3 gene encoding G patch domain-containing protein 3 isoform X1, producing the protein MAVPGEAEEEATVYLVVSGIPSVLRSAHLRSYFSQFREERGGGFLCFHYRHRPERAPPQAAPNSALIPTDPAAEGQLLSQTSATDVRPLSTRDSTPIQTRTCCCVISVRGLAQAQRLIRMYSGRRWLDSHGTWLPGRCLIRRLRLPTEASGLGSFPFKTRKELQSWKAENEAFTLADLKQLPELNPPVLMPRGNVGTPLRVFLELIRACRLPPRIITQLQLQFPKTGSSRRYGNVPFEYEDSETVEQEELVYTAEGEEIPQGTYLADIPASPCGEPEEEVGKEEEEESHSDEGDGPELLPEDSTMTGVRNGNGMKRCMRT; encoded by the exons ATGGCGGTGCCCGGCGAGGCGGAGGAGGAGGCGACAGTTTACCTGGTAGTGAGCGGTATCCCCTCCGTGTTGCGCTCGGCCCATTTACGGAGCTATTTTAGCCAGTTCCGAGAAGAGCGCGGCGGTGGCTTCCTCTGTTTCCACTACCGGCATCGGCCTGAGCGGGCCCCTCCGCAGGCCGCTCCTAACTCTGCCCTAATTCCTACCGACCCAGCCGCTGAGGGCCAGCTTCTCTCTCAGACTTCGGCCACCGATGTCCGGCCTCTCTCCACTCGAGACTCTACTCCAATCCAGACCCGCACCTGCTGCTGCGTCATCTCGGTAAGGGGGTTGGCTCAAGCTCAGAGGCTTATTCGCATGTACTCGGGCCGCCGGTGGCTGGATTCTCACGGGACTTGGCTACCGGGTCGCTGTCTCATCCGCAGACTTCGGCTACCTACGGAGGCATCAG GTCTGGGCTCCTTTCCCTTCAAGACCCGGAAGGAACTGCAGAGTTGGAAGGCAGAGAATGAAGCCTTCACCCTGGCTGACCTGAAGCAACTGCCGGAGCTGAACCCACCAGTGCTGATGCCCAGAGGGAATGTGGGGACTCCCCTGCGGGTCTTTTTGGAGTTGATCCGGGCCTGCCGCCTACCCCCTCGGATCATCACCCAGCTGCAGCTCCAGTTCCCCAAGACAGGTTCCTCCCGGCGCTACGGCAATGTGCCTTTTGAGTATGAGGACTCAGAGACTGTGGAGCAGGAAGAGCTTGTGTATACAGCAGAGGGTGAAGAAATACCCCAAGGAACCTACCTGGCAGATATACCAGCCAGCCCCTGTGGAGAGCCTGAGGAAGaagtggggaaggaagaggaagaagagtctCACTCAGATGAG GGAGATGGTCCAGAGCTTTTACCAGAAGATTC GACGATGACCGGGGTGAGGAATGGGAACGGCATGAAGCGCTGCATGAGGACGTGA